A window from Corynebacterium singulare encodes these proteins:
- a CDS encoding FAD-dependent oxidoreductase: MTQQPLKVAVIGAGPAGIYASDILIKKTGGNVQIDLIEQMPAPFGLIRYGVAPDHPRIKGIVNSLHRVLDSEQIRLLSNITVGRDVTVAELEEYYDAIVFATGAVGDLGMSIPGSDLEGVHGAGEFVGFYDGNPRFERSWDLSAEEVAVIGVGNVGLDVARILAKTGDELKESTEISDNVYESLAKNQATTVRVFGRRGPAQAKFTPLELKELDHSPTINVVVDPEDIDYDEASLKAREEAKSCDLVCQTLEGYAIREPKDAPHTLQIHLFEQPVEFIGENGKVTAVKTERTALNGDGSVSGTGKFTEWPAQAVYLAVGYRSDAIDGVPFNAQKNVINNDGGHVIDLDGTIVPGLYTTGWIKRGPVGLIGNTKSDATETIGMLLDDAEAGNLSHSRDEDIVDLFESKGLEHLTWEGWKKLDAAERALGEAEGRERKKFVEWEEMVLNSRGD; the protein is encoded by the coding sequence ATGACCCAGCAGCCCCTGAAAGTAGCCGTCATTGGTGCCGGCCCGGCCGGCATTTACGCCTCCGATATCTTGATTAAGAAGACCGGCGGCAACGTTCAGATCGATCTCATCGAGCAGATGCCAGCACCATTCGGCCTCATCCGCTACGGCGTGGCCCCAGACCACCCGCGCATTAAGGGAATCGTCAACTCTCTGCACCGTGTGCTCGATAGCGAACAGATTCGACTGCTGTCCAACATCACCGTCGGCCGCGATGTCACCGTGGCTGAGCTGGAGGAGTACTACGACGCCATCGTCTTCGCCACCGGCGCCGTCGGCGACCTTGGCATGTCCATCCCCGGTTCTGATCTCGAAGGCGTACACGGCGCCGGTGAGTTCGTCGGCTTCTACGACGGCAACCCGCGCTTCGAGCGCTCCTGGGATCTCTCCGCCGAAGAAGTTGCCGTCATTGGTGTGGGCAACGTGGGCCTTGACGTCGCCCGAATCCTGGCCAAGACCGGTGACGAGCTCAAGGAATCCACCGAGATTTCGGATAACGTCTACGAGTCTCTGGCCAAGAACCAGGCCACCACCGTGCGCGTCTTCGGCCGCCGCGGTCCGGCCCAGGCCAAGTTCACCCCGCTGGAGCTCAAAGAACTCGACCACTCCCCCACCATCAACGTGGTGGTGGACCCGGAGGACATCGACTACGACGAGGCCTCCCTCAAGGCCCGCGAGGAAGCAAAGTCCTGCGACCTCGTGTGCCAGACCCTCGAGGGCTACGCCATCCGTGAGCCCAAGGATGCGCCGCACACCCTGCAGATCCACCTCTTTGAGCAACCGGTGGAGTTCATCGGGGAGAACGGCAAGGTCACGGCCGTGAAGACCGAACGTACCGCGCTCAACGGCGACGGTTCCGTGTCCGGCACCGGCAAGTTCACCGAGTGGCCGGCACAGGCCGTCTACCTGGCGGTGGGCTACCGCTCCGATGCCATCGACGGCGTGCCTTTCAATGCACAGAAGAACGTCATTAACAATGACGGTGGCCACGTCATTGATCTCGACGGCACCATCGTGCCGGGCCTTTACACCACCGGCTGGATCAAGCGCGGTCCGGTGGGGCTTATCGGTAACACCAAGTCCGATGCGACGGAGACCATCGGCATGCTGCTTGATGACGCCGAAGCGGGCAACCTCTCCCACTCCCGTGACGAGGACATCGTCGACCTCTTCGAGTCCAAGGGACTCGAACACCTGACCTGGGAAGGCTGGAAGAAGCTCGACGCCGCCGAGCGCGCTTTGGGTGAGGCCGAGGGCCGCGAGCGCAAGAAGTTTGTCGAGTGGGAAGAGATGGTTCTCAACTCGCGCGGCGACTAG
- a CDS encoding phosphomannomutase/phosphoglucomutase translates to MRTREQLNAVIKAYDVRGVVGEDIDETFVRDTGAAYAAILRGEGESTVAVGHDMRPSSPQLAAAFAEGAAGQGVNVIMLGLTSTDELYFAAGDLNCAGAMFTASHNPAKYNGIKLCRAGAVPVGQETGLEQIKDMLIDGTPAFDGEPGSIAKREVLGDYAAFLRGLVPLENSRPLVVAVDAANGMGGHTVPAVFEGLPFDVRDLYFELDGTFPNHEANPLDPKNLVDLQKFTVEQKADIGLAFDGDADRCFVVDEKGQPVSPSAICALVAERYLDKFPGATVIHNLITSKTVPELIAEKGGTAVRTRVGHSFIKAQMAEHQAVFGGEHSAHYYFQEFWNADSGMLAAMHVLAALGEQDKPLSELMAQYSRYEASGEINSTVEDQKAATQRVLDELADKIESVDELDGVTVELKGTDAWFNVRASNTEPLLRLNVEAKTEDEVQAIVDEVLGIIRA, encoded by the coding sequence ATGCGAACTCGTGAACAGCTCAATGCAGTGATTAAAGCCTATGACGTCCGCGGCGTTGTGGGCGAGGATATCGACGAAACTTTCGTGCGCGATACTGGCGCGGCCTATGCTGCGATTCTCCGCGGTGAAGGTGAGAGTACCGTAGCGGTGGGCCATGACATGCGCCCATCCTCCCCACAGCTGGCTGCTGCCTTCGCTGAGGGTGCCGCCGGCCAAGGCGTCAACGTCATCATGCTGGGACTGACCTCCACCGATGAGCTCTACTTTGCAGCTGGTGACCTGAACTGTGCGGGGGCAATGTTTACCGCCTCGCACAACCCGGCTAAATACAACGGCATCAAGCTGTGCCGCGCGGGAGCGGTGCCGGTGGGCCAGGAGACTGGTTTGGAGCAGATCAAGGACATGCTGATCGACGGCACGCCGGCCTTCGATGGCGAGCCTGGCTCCATTGCCAAGCGTGAAGTGCTGGGTGACTATGCAGCTTTCCTCCGCGGTCTGGTCCCGTTGGAAAACTCGCGCCCACTCGTCGTGGCTGTCGACGCCGCTAACGGAATGGGCGGCCACACCGTCCCAGCAGTGTTTGAGGGACTGCCTTTTGACGTGCGTGATCTGTACTTTGAACTGGACGGAACCTTCCCCAACCATGAGGCCAATCCGCTGGATCCGAAGAACTTGGTAGATCTGCAGAAGTTCACTGTCGAGCAAAAGGCGGATATCGGCCTTGCCTTCGACGGTGACGCGGACCGATGCTTTGTCGTGGATGAGAAGGGTCAGCCGGTTTCGCCGTCTGCAATCTGTGCGTTGGTGGCTGAGCGCTACCTAGATAAGTTCCCCGGCGCCACGGTCATCCACAATCTCATTACGTCGAAGACGGTTCCGGAACTCATCGCAGAGAAGGGTGGCACAGCGGTGCGCACTCGCGTGGGGCACTCCTTCATTAAGGCACAGATGGCTGAGCACCAGGCGGTCTTTGGTGGTGAGCACTCGGCTCATTATTACTTCCAGGAATTCTGGAATGCAGATTCCGGCATGCTTGCGGCTATGCACGTGCTGGCAGCGCTGGGTGAGCAGGATAAGCCGCTGAGCGAGCTCATGGCGCAGTACTCGCGCTACGAGGCCTCCGGTGAGATCAATTCCACGGTGGAGGACCAGAAGGCGGCAACGCAGCGCGTGCTCGATGAGCTGGCGGACAAGATTGAGTCCGTCGACGAACTCGATGGTGTCACCGTTGAGCTGAAGGGGACCGATGCTTGGTTCAATGTGCGGGCCTCTAACACGGAGCCGCTGCTGCGGCTCAACGTTGAAGCCAAGACCGAGGACGAGGTTCAGGCCATCGTCGACGAGGTACTGGGCATTATCCGCGCCTAG
- a CDS encoding DUF4259 domain-containing protein — translation MSSWDEDIFTDEANVDFLDELSDLEDDDIVAAVDDACALAVSGEDQTDEEQRNALAAATIAAIWAGAPFSAGDVVEDYPFIRELAGSGSENLNEHAVELLESVEEDYDLEAFIEALS, via the coding sequence ATGAGCTCATGGGACGAAGACATCTTCACTGACGAGGCTAACGTCGACTTCCTCGACGAACTGTCGGACCTCGAAGACGACGATATCGTGGCTGCGGTGGATGATGCCTGTGCGCTTGCGGTCTCCGGGGAGGACCAGACCGACGAGGAACAACGCAACGCTCTGGCGGCTGCCACCATCGCTGCAATTTGGGCTGGCGCCCCGTTTAGTGCTGGTGACGTGGTGGAGGACTATCCCTTCATTCGCGAGCTTGCGGGATCCGGTAGCGAGAACCTCAATGAGCATGCTGTGGAGTTGCTTGAAAGCGTAGAAGAGGACTACGACCTCGAGGCTTTCATCGAGGCGCTGTCGTAG
- a CDS encoding sulfite exporter TauE/SafE family protein: protein MRSLILIALAGAAAQLVDGGIGMGFGVTSTTILLLAGLGPATASAVVHTSELGTTLVSGISHWRFGNVHWPTVFKLGVPGGISAFLGATLLSNLSLEAAAPVTSAILVIMGINLVWRFSQPRRKKPPTARSHSTPFLAGLGVVGGFVDASGGGGWGPLSTSTLMAVGREQPRRIVGTVNTAEFLVTFGATAGFIIGLWEQIVANAAAVVALLIGGTITAPIAAWLISRVNPTVLGGLVGTAIVTLNVPRALDWALPHPAILGLQIAALVVGVGLSVWASRRRTRREREGNQDGRHAPARGGSRVVVSSEPEAAESTAPVGVNAD, encoded by the coding sequence ATGCGTAGTCTCATACTTATCGCTCTCGCGGGGGCTGCGGCGCAGCTTGTCGACGGCGGCATTGGCATGGGCTTCGGCGTCACCTCCACCACCATTCTGCTGCTCGCGGGCTTGGGTCCGGCCACGGCCTCCGCCGTGGTGCATACCTCCGAGCTGGGCACGACGCTCGTCTCTGGAATCAGTCACTGGCGCTTTGGCAATGTGCATTGGCCAACGGTATTCAAGCTGGGCGTCCCCGGAGGAATCTCAGCCTTCCTGGGTGCGACATTACTGTCGAATCTGTCGCTCGAAGCGGCAGCTCCCGTCACCTCGGCCATCCTCGTCATCATGGGCATCAATCTGGTGTGGCGTTTTTCTCAGCCGCGTCGGAAGAAGCCCCCGACAGCCCGCTCGCATTCCACGCCTTTCCTCGCCGGTCTTGGCGTGGTTGGCGGCTTCGTCGATGCCTCCGGTGGCGGTGGTTGGGGCCCACTCTCCACCTCGACGCTCATGGCGGTAGGCCGCGAGCAGCCCCGCCGCATCGTCGGCACGGTCAACACCGCTGAGTTTCTTGTTACTTTCGGTGCGACCGCAGGGTTCATTATCGGCCTCTGGGAACAAATCGTGGCCAATGCCGCGGCCGTTGTGGCACTGCTGATCGGTGGCACCATCACCGCGCCGATCGCGGCGTGGCTCATCTCGCGTGTGAACCCCACAGTGCTGGGCGGGCTTGTGGGCACTGCCATCGTCACGCTCAACGTGCCTAGAGCCCTGGACTGGGCGCTGCCGCATCCGGCCATCCTTGGTCTTCAAATCGCGGCGCTCGTCGTGGGCGTGGGCCTCTCCGTGTGGGCGAGCAGGCGCCGCACCCGCCGTGAGCGTGAGGGGAATCAGGACGGCCGTCACGCACCGGCGCGCGGCGGTAGCCGAGTTGTGGTTTCTTCAGAGCCAGAAGCTGCCGAATCAACGGCACCGGTGGGTGTCAACGCTGACTAA
- a CDS encoding WhiB family transcriptional regulator translates to MDDTTNNSAILRGGAAAEMSLDELFGAVEQEWQDQALCAQTDPEAFFPEKGGSTREAKRICQACAVRDECLEYALEHDERFGIWGGLSDRERRRLKREVG, encoded by the coding sequence GTGGACGATACAACGAATAACAGCGCTATTCTCCGTGGCGGTGCTGCTGCAGAGATGTCGCTCGATGAACTCTTTGGTGCCGTCGAGCAGGAGTGGCAAGACCAGGCGCTGTGCGCCCAGACGGATCCGGAAGCCTTCTTCCCGGAAAAGGGAGGCTCGACGCGTGAGGCCAAGCGCATCTGCCAGGCCTGCGCTGTGCGTGATGAATGCCTTGAATATGCACTGGAGCACGATGAGCGCTTTGGAATTTGGGGCGGATTGTCAGACCGCGAGCGCCGCCGATTAAAACGCGAAGTCGGCTAG
- the manA gene encoding mannose-6-phosphate isomerase, class I: MKLLESAARNYSWGSRTLIPNLLGEPETQSPVAELWFGAHPADPSTIDGERLDGIIAADPESHVGPRVTADYGEKLPFLLKILAAAEPLSLQAHPSKVQAEEGFARENEAGIDLTASNRNYKDDNHKPELIVALTEFYAMAGFRPLEQTRRLFAALDCPELDHYVSMLADDPAAESDNLRALFTTWITIPGAKRKELINAVVAAGERLREHAAGDEWMRTVMDTVAQLNEQYPGDIGVLGALLLNHLVLQPGEAIYLNAGELHAYVSGLGVEIMANSDNVLRGGLTPKFVDVPELVKVLTYSAAEDPRVAQVDKSGQDNVLGAQAWSYPVPIEEFALDRVELSGEDSVDVDFDGPVIVLCTSGVAALSNEQGDSIELTAGHAAWLPAHDPAATIRAVEGKSAQVFVARV; encoded by the coding sequence ATGAAGCTGCTTGAGAGCGCTGCCCGCAATTACTCCTGGGGTTCGCGCACGCTGATACCGAACCTATTAGGCGAACCAGAGACTCAGAGCCCTGTTGCTGAGCTGTGGTTCGGCGCACACCCCGCGGATCCCTCAACGATTGATGGCGAACGACTCGACGGCATTATCGCTGCCGACCCAGAAAGCCACGTAGGCCCGCGAGTGACGGCTGACTACGGCGAGAAGCTCCCCTTCCTCCTGAAGATCCTCGCCGCAGCGGAACCGCTGTCACTGCAGGCACACCCGTCCAAGGTCCAGGCCGAAGAAGGCTTTGCCCGAGAGAACGAGGCCGGAATTGACCTGACCGCCTCCAACCGCAACTACAAGGATGACAACCACAAGCCGGAGCTCATCGTGGCGCTCACGGAGTTCTACGCCATGGCGGGCTTTCGTCCACTGGAACAGACTCGTCGCCTCTTTGCCGCGCTGGACTGCCCAGAGCTCGACCACTACGTGAGCATGCTGGCGGACGATCCCGCGGCCGAAAGTGATAACCTCCGCGCCCTGTTCACAACGTGGATCACCATTCCCGGTGCCAAGCGCAAGGAACTTATTAACGCCGTGGTCGCTGCCGGTGAGCGCCTTCGTGAACACGCTGCTGGCGACGAGTGGATGCGCACGGTCATGGACACCGTGGCTCAGCTCAACGAGCAGTACCCGGGTGATATCGGCGTTCTGGGCGCACTGTTGCTCAATCACTTGGTACTGCAGCCAGGTGAAGCGATCTACCTCAACGCCGGTGAGCTGCACGCCTACGTCTCCGGCTTGGGCGTAGAAATTATGGCTAACTCCGACAATGTGCTCCGAGGCGGCCTCACCCCGAAGTTCGTGGATGTTCCGGAATTGGTGAAGGTCCTGACTTATTCCGCCGCGGAGGACCCGCGCGTGGCGCAGGTAGACAAGTCGGGCCAAGACAACGTTCTCGGCGCCCAGGCGTGGTCATACCCGGTACCAATTGAGGAATTTGCCCTCGACCGCGTAGAGCTTTCCGGTGAGGACTCCGTGGACGTGGATTTCGACGGCCCCGTTATTGTGCTGTGCACATCCGGTGTGGCAGCTCTCAGCAACGAGCAGGGCGACAGCATTGAGCTGACCGCCGGTCATGCTGCGTGGCTTCCGGCACATGACCCTGCCGCCACAATCCGCGCTGTGGAAGGTAAGAGCGCGCAGGTGTTCGTCGCGCGAGTGTAG
- a CDS encoding sirohydrochlorin chelatase, producing the protein MTALITLSHGSRHPEAASSVEALTRAAGVLTGVPAVAAHLEFNTPTLEAAAQGLAARGEREAVVVPLLFTEGYHQRVDVPAALDSASASSGLILHRGRGLGTGEDMAQLLATRVPEEASKVVVYSVGSSDEGAIAAVAELARRVGEIAGCECSAAYATGPKAAAEQNLSPREHGEVVVPLFVSPGLLLDRLDGGLTTASQRQVLPPLGTALAEIVSQRYQEVAHA; encoded by the coding sequence ATGACCGCATTGATTACCCTGTCACACGGCTCGCGCCACCCTGAGGCCGCGTCAAGCGTGGAGGCCTTGACCCGCGCTGCGGGGGTGCTCACCGGCGTGCCTGCTGTGGCAGCGCATCTGGAGTTCAACACTCCAACTCTGGAGGCCGCAGCTCAGGGCTTGGCTGCGCGCGGTGAGCGGGAGGCAGTCGTCGTGCCATTGCTGTTCACCGAGGGCTATCACCAGCGGGTGGACGTTCCCGCCGCGCTCGACAGCGCCTCCGCGTCGTCCGGGCTCATCCTTCACCGAGGACGGGGGCTCGGTACCGGTGAGGACATGGCCCAACTGCTGGCTACGCGAGTTCCCGAGGAAGCCAGCAAAGTCGTGGTGTACTCCGTCGGTTCTTCTGATGAGGGAGCCATTGCCGCGGTGGCCGAACTCGCGCGCCGCGTGGGCGAGATTGCCGGGTGTGAATGCTCTGCAGCCTATGCCACGGGTCCTAAGGCCGCCGCCGAGCAGAACCTTTCACCGCGCGAGCATGGGGAGGTTGTCGTGCCGTTATTTGTTAGCCCTGGACTCTTGCTTGACCGCCTTGATGGTGGCTTGACCACGGCTTCGCAACGTCAGGTGCTCCCGCCGCTTGGGACAGCCCTTGCGGAGATTGTCTCCCAGCGCTATCAGGAGGTGGCCCATGCGTAG
- a CDS encoding nitrite/sulfite reductase: protein MTTATKRPARAKKPEGQWKIDGTSPLNADEEIKQDDEALAVRQRVIDIYSKEGFSSIPAEDLAPRFKWLGLYTQRNQNLGGEMTSKLSNAELQDEYFMMRVRFDGGCADPAKLRAVGEISRDYARSTADFTDRQNIQLHWIQIEDVPTIWEKLRSVGLDTLLGCGDVPRVILGSPVAGVAADEIIDATPAIEEIKNDYLLRDEFHNLPRKFKSAISGNARQDVTHEIQDVAFVGTEHPEYGPGFDCFVGGGLSTNPMLSQSLGAWIPLERVPEVWAGVARIFRDYGFRRNRNRARLKFLVAQWGIEKFRQVLEDEYLDEPLLDGHPLPIAPGNRDHVGVHRQQDGKFYVGVKPTVGHATGEQLIAIADVAEKFGITRIRTTPMKELLFLDVEEKDIPELSRALDETGLYSQPSEFRRGVISCTGLEFCKLAHVTTKARAIELVDILEDTLGDLDVPISIALNGCPNACARSQVSDIGLKGQIVTDADGNRVEGFQVHLGGALGLSPDWGRKLRGHKVIADEVPEYVIRLVNKYKEQREEGEEFRHWVLRAEEEDLQ, encoded by the coding sequence ATGACCACCGCCACAAAGCGACCGGCCCGCGCGAAGAAGCCCGAAGGACAGTGGAAGATTGACGGCACCTCCCCGCTTAATGCTGACGAGGAGATTAAGCAGGACGATGAGGCGCTCGCTGTGCGTCAGCGCGTCATTGACATCTACTCCAAGGAAGGCTTTTCCTCGATTCCCGCGGAGGATCTTGCCCCGCGCTTTAAGTGGCTCGGTCTCTACACCCAGCGCAACCAGAACTTGGGCGGAGAGATGACCTCCAAGCTTAGTAACGCCGAGCTGCAGGACGAGTACTTCATGATGCGCGTGCGCTTTGATGGTGGCTGCGCCGACCCCGCCAAGTTGCGTGCGGTGGGAGAGATTTCTCGTGATTATGCCCGCTCCACTGCGGATTTCACCGACCGCCAGAACATCCAGCTGCACTGGATTCAGATTGAGGATGTCCCCACCATCTGGGAGAAGCTGCGCTCCGTGGGTCTGGACACCTTGCTGGGCTGCGGTGATGTCCCTCGCGTTATTCTTGGCTCTCCGGTCGCTGGTGTGGCCGCCGATGAGATCATTGATGCCACTCCGGCCATCGAGGAGATTAAGAACGACTACCTCTTGCGCGATGAGTTCCACAACCTCCCGCGCAAGTTCAAGAGCGCTATTTCCGGTAATGCTCGCCAGGACGTTACCCATGAGATCCAGGATGTGGCCTTCGTCGGCACCGAACATCCCGAATACGGTCCTGGTTTCGACTGCTTCGTCGGCGGCGGTCTGTCCACCAATCCGATGCTCTCACAGTCCCTCGGCGCGTGGATTCCGCTTGAGCGCGTGCCCGAGGTCTGGGCCGGCGTGGCTCGCATCTTCCGCGACTACGGCTTCCGCCGCAACCGCAACCGCGCCCGCCTGAAGTTCCTGGTGGCGCAGTGGGGAATTGAGAAGTTCCGCCAAGTGCTGGAGGACGAGTACTTGGATGAGCCGCTTCTCGACGGCCACCCCCTCCCCATCGCACCCGGCAACCGCGACCATGTAGGTGTGCACCGCCAACAGGATGGCAAGTTCTACGTCGGCGTGAAACCAACCGTGGGCCACGCCACGGGTGAGCAGCTCATTGCTATTGCAGATGTGGCCGAAAAGTTCGGCATTACCCGCATTCGCACCACTCCGATGAAGGAGCTCCTCTTCCTTGATGTGGAGGAAAAAGACATCCCGGAGCTGTCTCGTGCACTCGATGAGACGGGCTTGTACTCGCAGCCCTCAGAGTTCCGCCGCGGTGTCATTTCTTGCACCGGCCTGGAGTTCTGCAAGTTGGCGCACGTGACCACCAAGGCCCGCGCTATCGAGCTTGTTGACATTCTCGAAGACACCCTGGGTGATCTGGATGTGCCAATCTCCATTGCCCTCAACGGCTGCCCGAACGCCTGCGCCCGTTCGCAGGTCTCTGACATTGGCCTCAAAGGCCAGATCGTCACCGATGCCGACGGCAACCGAGTCGAAGGTTTCCAGGTGCATCTCGGTGGCGCGCTGGGGCTGTCCCCGGACTGGGGCCGCAAGCTGCGTGGACACAAGGTCATTGCTGATGAAGTTCCGGAGTATGTCATCCGGCTGGTGAATAAGTACAAGGAGCAGCGCGAAGAAGGCGAAGAGTTCCGCCACTGGGTCCTGCGCGCCGAGGAGGAGGACCTGCAGTGA
- a CDS encoding exopolyphosphatase, which yields MTSYDPETVRFFDVAHEGAQARVVASAVPDLARVLGGMRPRSLVILAADQISRAAAHVAVGLAEPADVPIVVSESLPRFTGALDVVVVAGESLWAERALHDAARRGATTVLVDVLEDPPEDTIVIDALPTTEGVSPVRAITALHAVQAVLSEDPELVARRLDDVADAIDREIDALSPHRDATTNPGRALREFAEGGRVVHSSGVDPYGFSDERTRVDLGALVARMAGALWSVHGLGGTVVDAEGVGPLLKDAPTDIFYDPFEDEEPLVPLKIVLWGQEEANLPHSFAAASADPDCGDVARALQLITRSYAATAYDVK from the coding sequence ATGACTTCCTATGACCCCGAAACCGTGCGCTTCTTCGACGTTGCCCACGAAGGAGCCCAAGCCCGTGTCGTGGCCTCTGCTGTGCCCGACCTCGCTCGAGTCCTGGGTGGAATGCGCCCGCGGTCGCTCGTCATCCTTGCCGCAGACCAGATTTCGCGAGCCGCCGCGCACGTGGCCGTGGGCCTAGCCGAGCCAGCGGATGTGCCCATCGTGGTCAGTGAGTCTTTGCCGCGTTTTACAGGCGCACTGGATGTTGTCGTTGTAGCAGGGGAGAGCCTGTGGGCAGAGCGCGCGCTCCATGATGCAGCGCGGCGCGGCGCAACCACCGTGCTTGTCGACGTCCTAGAGGACCCACCTGAAGACACCATCGTGATCGATGCTCTGCCCACAACAGAAGGAGTCTCCCCAGTACGAGCTATCACCGCGCTCCACGCGGTGCAGGCAGTACTGAGCGAAGACCCAGAGTTGGTGGCACGCCGTCTCGACGACGTTGCAGACGCAATCGACCGCGAGATTGACGCGCTGTCCCCGCACCGCGATGCCACCACCAACCCTGGGCGAGCCCTGCGTGAGTTCGCGGAGGGCGGGCGCGTCGTTCACAGCAGCGGGGTGGACCCCTATGGTTTCTCGGACGAACGCACCCGCGTGGACCTCGGTGCGCTCGTTGCCCGCATGGCAGGCGCACTCTGGTCAGTTCATGGCCTCGGCGGCACCGTCGTGGATGCGGAAGGCGTGGGGCCACTTCTTAAGGACGCGCCGACAGATATCTTCTACGACCCGTTTGAGGACGAGGAGCCTTTGGTACCCTTGAAAATTGTTTTATGGGGCCAGGAAGAGGCGAACCTGCCCCATTCCTTCGCTGCAGCGAGCGCCGACCCCGACTGTGGAGATGTGGCTCGCGCGCTGCAGTTGATTACGCGGAGTTATGCCGCGACCGCCTATGACGTGAAATAG
- a CDS encoding DUF3499 domain-containing protein — protein sequence MATLTYAYAQQTAVVGPLSEDTDPHAWDLCEKHSERITAPQGWEMVRVDRIELDEDDDLTALAEAVREAGRVTTGLVDDSTTGSGADPIDYSANFDGADPRNSNHPVFRTRRVHDARQRRRAHLTVVPDAD from the coding sequence GTGGCGACGTTGACCTATGCCTACGCTCAGCAGACTGCCGTCGTGGGCCCGCTTTCTGAGGATACCGATCCCCATGCCTGGGACCTGTGTGAGAAGCACAGTGAGCGCATTACGGCACCACAAGGGTGGGAGATGGTGCGCGTCGACCGCATTGAGCTCGATGAGGATGATGATCTCACCGCGCTGGCTGAGGCCGTGCGTGAGGCCGGCCGTGTGACCACCGGGCTCGTCGACGATTCCACGACTGGCTCTGGCGCAGATCCCATTGATTACTCCGCCAACTTTGATGGTGCAGACCCGCGTAACTCCAACCATCCAGTCTTCCGCACTCGCCGTGTTCATGACGCTCGTCAGCGCCGCCGCGCACACCTCACGGTAGTGCCGGACGCCGACTAA
- a CDS encoding metallopeptidase family protein, producing MTTPRPHIRPARHRHGRGARGPLLPHATPRYRSSAERFDMAVLEAYAPIQNAFAEQLAGLDLAVDTVPRMRLSVDMTVMPDEIIADGPIPLGRIVPAGVDSAGQPTRARLVIFRMPVEERVRSAQEREELLATVLTALVANYLNVDPEDIDPRFSW from the coding sequence ATGACCACGCCTCGCCCCCACATTCGCCCGGCCCGCCACCGCCACGGCCGCGGCGCCCGTGGGCCACTGCTGCCGCATGCAACACCGCGCTATCGCAGCAGCGCCGAGCGCTTCGACATGGCGGTGCTTGAAGCCTATGCCCCCATTCAGAACGCCTTCGCCGAACAGCTCGCGGGCCTAGATCTCGCCGTCGACACTGTGCCTCGCATGCGCCTGTCTGTCGATATGACGGTGATGCCAGATGAGATCATCGCGGATGGCCCCATCCCCTTGGGACGCATTGTGCCGGCTGGCGTTGATTCAGCGGGGCAGCCTACGCGTGCCCGCCTCGTCATTTTCCGTATGCCCGTGGAAGAACGCGTGCGCTCAGCTCAGGAGCGCGAGGAGCTACTCGCTACCGTCCTCACCGCCCTTGTAGCCAACTACCTCAATGTAGACCCTGAGGATATCGATCCACGCTTTAGCTGGTAA
- the cobA gene encoding uroporphyrinogen-III C-methyltransferase, whose protein sequence is MSIHPVVLVGGGPGAWDLITVRGMHALQAADVIVADHLGPTAQLDRLCDIDAKELIDVSKIPYRKQVAQERINEILIEQARAGRRVVRLKGGDPYVFGRGFEELTALTDAGITVEVIPGVTSAVAVPALAGTPVTHRGMVHALTVVSGHLPPGHPKSLVDWAALAQSGATLSVIMGVKNAAAIAAALIDASLPPHTPVRIIQEGSLAEERVFSCELSTLGSTMVDKAVAPPAVIVIGEVAGL, encoded by the coding sequence ATGAGCATTCATCCGGTAGTCCTTGTCGGCGGCGGCCCGGGCGCGTGGGACCTCATCACCGTGCGCGGCATGCACGCTCTGCAGGCCGCAGACGTTATTGTGGCGGATCATCTCGGCCCTACCGCGCAACTGGATCGGTTGTGTGACATTGACGCCAAGGAGCTTATCGACGTCTCCAAGATCCCCTACCGCAAGCAGGTGGCTCAGGAGCGCATCAACGAGATCCTCATTGAACAGGCTCGAGCAGGCCGCCGCGTGGTGCGCCTCAAGGGCGGGGATCCGTATGTCTTCGGACGCGGCTTTGAGGAGCTCACAGCACTCACGGACGCGGGTATTACCGTGGAGGTTATCCCCGGCGTCACCTCGGCCGTGGCCGTGCCGGCACTGGCGGGCACCCCGGTCACGCATCGCGGCATGGTCCATGCTCTCACCGTGGTTTCCGGCCACCTCCCGCCGGGCCATCCGAAGTCACTGGTGGATTGGGCCGCCTTGGCACAGTCGGGAGCAACCCTGTCCGTCATCATGGGGGTGAAGAATGCCGCAGCCATTGCCGCAGCGCTTATCGACGCCTCCCTCCCGCCCCACACCCCCGTGCGCATCATCCAAGAAGGCTCCCTCGCTGAGGAGCGCGTTTTTAGCTGCGAGCTCTCCACGCTTGGTTCCACGATGGTGGACAAAGCGGTGGCCCCGCCGGCCGTCATCGTCATCGGCGAGGTTGCTGGGCTTTAG